In the genome of Oncorhynchus nerka isolate Pitt River linkage group LG4, Oner_Uvic_2.0, whole genome shotgun sequence, the window TAGTTCCAATTCATGCCATGCTGTTCACATAAATAATTTATTATAATTTACCTGTTTCTCGCAGTTATTTATTCCCGGGAAAAGGGAGAGGGTTCCCCCATTCAACCCTATTCTTGTTGCCTTCTTCTGTGGTCACAAGCACAGGAAGTGCAGCCACGAGCTGAAAAACCGGTGTCGTCTGCCTGTAATGTTTTGACTACTTATGCACTATACAAacaagcagtggtggaaaaagtcccCAACAGTCGTGTTTGAGTCATTTCTATGAAGATATAcctgtacttttactcaagtaaaagtgaaagtcacccagtaaaatactacttgagtaaaagtctaaaagtatttggttttaaatatactcatcaaaagtaaatgtaattgctaaagtatacttaaaatgcaaatcaatttataacatttttgacatgtgtttttctggattttgttgttgttattctgtcgcTCACTGTTCAACAAAACCTACcgttaaaattatagactgatcatttctttgtcagtgggcaaacgtacaaaatcagcaggggatcaaatactttttggGCTTATTTTGGCGAGAGTGAAACCTCGGGGGAAATGGCGCAATGGAGTGTGggattgtagttaattaccacgtttcTGACCTGAACTCGGTTGAATATGTTTAatgaaaactacaactcccttcagACATACATGAGAACACCCCATTTTTCTCCTCCTAGAAGAActgttaggctgttttcatgttatctagagcgttAGTGACTGtatctgtgctgctggcaacaatttaattacgtttTTTGCCGACTTTTACTGACACAGGTCATATGTGTGTTGCGCGTCTCGTAAATTAAAttgttattctgcactctggcacactcagacgagagcaCTCTGAATATCGGAATAGATAGTCAgcgtgaatttacgaacgcatcCCCGGAGAAACTGCACGTTGGGCTCACAAAAAATGTGATgtttaatcgctcagcactattcTGCACAAATAATATTATATTTGAATAAAGTATTGaataaaatcaaagtttatttgtcaggaTCACAGGTAAATAGTACAATGTGTAAATAGTACAATGAAAGTATTACTTGCAGCTCTTCCTCAACTGCAGAATGAATGTAAAGTAGCAGAGTCAATCAATAGACAATAAGACAATACAAATAAAATTATCACAACAGTTGGTAAAAAAAAGACAAGGTAATAAAACATATAATAAAAAAACACAATcatttaaagatgcactatgcagaaatcgctccaccaCTTTCTGGTTGCAAAAATTATGTTTATGtcacaaaacaagcaagtatataGTACCGTATAAACAACTGTGaatatatattttccataaccataAATATTgtgttttcagctgtttgaagctggtgtacaaaacccaaAGTAAAAAAAGCAAAACCGAAACTTAAGaggaaacatagaaatagaacacATAAAACATATCTACTGTTTCTTAAACTTGCATtcgatgagaatgacagatctgttaacacacatttctatgtaAATTTGGTTGGGTCGCTACATTTTGCAGCTTTAATGTAAAAATTGATAAAAGAGAACAAATGTCCACAATTGATTAGGATTTCATGCCATGGGTTGCTATCAAATATAACGTGAATAATGCATATGAACCTGGGTGGGAACGGACAAATCACAGCTCATGAGGCGTTTCTCTACCGACCAATGCGCAGAAGAGAAGTGCAATCGCTTTCTCAAACAAAGTGAACACTCGCAGTAAACTGACCCCTGTAGCCATCTCATCTGACAGAACGGTCTCTTTACGAAATCATCATGCCATTCATTGATTTGGAAAGTAACTTACCTGCTAGTAAGTTTTCTGAGGATTTCTTGAAAAAGCTAGGGTCCAAAACAGCTGCTGTTCTAGGCAAACCCGAAGAGGTGAGTAGGTAGCTTTGGTTCACCGCGttacagtcgatagcgcgccggacctcgggctcgaaggtcgaggtttcgagacctgctccctgctgtttcattacactaTATTTAATAATGCTACTGAGTGAAGTTGCCTCACTGCAGCTAAATAGCAGAGGTTGCAAAATATCACCAATACAACATTCTCTATTGAGATTGCAGTTTACTGTAGCTTAGCTAGGTTGTGCTCGTGTGTGCATTtatgttgtattttttttatgtagAGAATGATGTTGGTGGTGAAGCCTGGACTGCCAATGCTCATGGGTGGAACTTGCGCTCCGTGCGTCATACTGTCCGTGTCCGCCATCGGTGTCACTGACACTGCggagaagaacaaggaacacagtGCCAATATCTTCCCTTTTCTTATTGGAGAACTTGGTCTTACTGaagacaggttagtagctgattATGTGTGTAATATGCTACAAATCATTAGTTTTCATATGCAGACGACAAGGAGCTTGCTGTGGATAAAGGACAAAGTCATGTGATACCTCCTCTGATATTGAAAGTGGGAGTGTCCAACACAACTCAGTTATGACCAGTTCCTGTATCCTGTAGCCTCTTTAGAGCACAATTCAACATTGACTTCTCTAGCAAGTTTCTTATCTGTTATGCCATGGTGTTTCTGGATTTATGGACAGTGCAGGCAGATGTGTAGTTTAGGGAAAGGCTACTAATACAATAAGTTGTTGATTATAGCCTACAGCTTGTAAGTAAGGTGCTCCACTGCCTTGCAACAGCGTCATTCAAAGggaatataaatataaaatatgtatttactatatacTGGATTTCATTTGATATTGCATGAATATAATATTGCATTTAGTAGATTTTAATGATATAAACATGATGTTTGGGTATTTGATTTGCATTACATTAATCTAATTATAGGTTAACTTGTATTCTCCAGGATCGTGATCAGGTTCTATGCACTGGAGCCTCATCAGGTTGGAAAGAAAGGTACTGTTATGAGTTACCTGTAGGAGGCACTGTGGACGACAGAGTGACTTCAAGCATCTATTCCACAACAGTTGCCATTGGAGAGGACAAACCCTGTCAGTGTTTCCACCACTCAATTGGACATGAGTGCCACATGTCGTCAATAAGACTTTGTCGCCATGAAACTATGTCCTGGAACCAGGACTCATTCATTTATATTTCTGTACATGTCTGCCATAGTAAACAGAACCACACATTTGACAAGCTAGATGATAAAATACCCTGATTAGAGGAAATGTAAGTCAATTGACCTGTCTGTATTCAATGTTATTACTATGTCATTTCAACTATTAATTTCATATCACAAGAACATTGGATAATGTggttattgatttttttttttgttgctgtttTTGGTGGTAAGAATCATAATGACTAACACACTaccgtcacttagaaatgtccttgtttttgaaagaaaaacatgttttttttgtccattaaaaataacatcaaattgataaaTACAAagtttctctgtccagtgtctgtgttctttaaaccatattttatttttattggccagtctgagatagggctttttctttgcaactctgcctagaaggccagcatcccggagatgcctcctcactgttgacgttgagactggtgttttgtgggtactatttaatgaagctgccagttgaggacttgtgaggcgtctgtttctcaaactaggcatcaatgtacttgtcctcttgctcagttgtgcactggggcctcccactcctctttctattctggttagagccagtttgcgctgttctgtgaagggagtagtacacagcgttgtgccagatcttcagtttcttggcaatttcttgcatggaatttctcagaatcaaatcaaatggatttatacagcccttcttacatcagctgatatctcaaagtgctgtacagaaacccagcctaaaaccccaaaacaagaacaagaatagactgacgagtttcagaagaaaatgatttgtttctggccattttgagcctgtaattgaagatttttgcaatttgttccagtcgttggcagcagagcactggaaggaaaggcggccaaaggaagtgttggctttggggaagaCTAGtgcaatatacagtggggcaaaaaagtatttagtcagcaaccaattgtgcaagttctcccactcaaaaagatgagagagaggcctgtgattttcatcataggtacacttcaactatgacagacaaaatgagggggaaaaatccagaaaatcacattgtaggatttttaatgaatttgtttgcaaatgatggtggaaaataagtatttggtcaataacaaaagtttatctcagtactttgttatataccctttgttggcaatgacagaggtcaaacgttttctgtaagtcttcacaaggttttcacacacggttgctggtattttggcccattcctccatgcagatctcctctagagcagtgatgttttggggctgttgctgggcaacacagactttcaactccctccaaagattttctatggggttgagatctgtacctgctggagcgtgtgctgcaggtgggtgttgctatggtgaccaatgagctgagataaggcagagctttacctagcaaagacttatagatgacctggagccagtgggtttggcgacggatatgtagtgagggccagccaacgagagcatacagatggcactgtgataaactacatccaatttgatgagaagagtgttgggggctattgtgtaaatgacatcgcctacatcaaggatcggtaggatagtcggttttacaagggtatgtttggcggcatgagtgaaggaggctttgttacgACATAGGAAGCTGAggatgcgggcagcaatcggttgaagagcaggcACTtatttttactagcatttaagagcagttggagcccacgaaaggagtgttgtatggcgttgaaccccgtttggaggtttgttaacacagtgtccaaagaaggaccagatctgccttttccagctacaatagtcatttacaacattaacaatgtctacactgtatttctgataaatgttatgttattttaatggataaaaatgtgtatttctttcaaaaacaaggacatttctaagtgactccataATTAGGAACAGTGCACTGTAAACCAAGCTAATGTTAAAAAAGAAAAAAGGGCTATCTTTCCATGCAATACAGCCCACAACAGTCCAGTATTAGGCCTAATCTTGTCAAACAGCCATGTACATGTGaaggcaaaaaaataaatgtatatttCGACTGTGTGCTTGCTGTCCATACATTACAcaattttgtatttattaggatccctaattagctgccaaggcagcagctacacttcctggggtccaaacaataTTGTTAGTCTTAAGTTTGCCTTGTAACAATCCCTGCTGGATCAGCTTATTAGTATACAGTAATGTCATTTTGTTTGAAACAGCAAGGCAAATGAAGATGTTCTTGCTCATTCTCGTTTGGCTTGTGTTGAATTCAGAACAACACCCCTTTAATCTTGCTGTATGCATGACATCTTTCAGGATGTTGTCTGCTTCTCCAGGTCCTCTGACAGGGCCAGGTAGAATCTCCCCTTAGCTTTATTCTTATTTATCAGCTTGGTCAGCAGAGCCACTGAGCCTCTTCTCTCTAGCTGCTCATCGTTAAGGATGTGAAAAGACAACTAGGGATGCATTACTATTCTTAGATTGAGAATTACTGCACAGTGATTACTCCCCATATTAGTCAAAAGATAAGACTATGTTACATACCTATATGTATTTTTTAAACTTCTCAGCGAGACTATTCTGGTTCATCTTCTCCAGGATCTTCAAAGTGATTGTCACAGCACCGTCCAGTCTGTAGCTCTGCACCATCTTATCCACTgtgtccatcctgtctctattctccagcAAGCTCTTTGGGATGGGAGGATAGTCATTCAACACACCCTGAGTCAGGAACCACTGAAATCTCTTCAACCCGTCTGAGTCCAGATCCTCCATAATGTTAAGCAGCTGAGCCGAACTGATCACCATGGTTGCTCACTACACACACTACTTTAGAACAAGGTGAAAAACTGATCAAACTTTGACTGAAGCACCCTCTAATAATAGTTTTTTTAATACAGAAAAACAATACAACCttttagtgtttattgagacaaAACATCGTACCTTTTTGGTATCCAAAATAAGCTTTTCTCAGTGCCAACGTGTCACGATTGCAACACCCGGGGTTTACTTTCACTTTTGACACCAGGAAATATCTGTATATGAGTACACTCTGGCGGGAAACAACTCACAAACTCCTTCTTCCTtgggtgtgtttgtgagagagagacagcgagaggcaGGTTTGACAGACTGAGGGTTCTGTAGGACTACCCTGTTTAGTTGTGAAAATGGTCCTGTTAAAACATGTAATTTCAGAAATGAAAATGAATATGAAGGACCAATAGACCTACAATAAGTGATTAGAATCAGGACCAGAACATGTGGATTAACATTGTGTTGGCCTGTTTGCATCTGTTATAAGTAGGATTTAAACCTGAGAATATTGTGCATACAAGTTTTGCTTTGTTTACAGTATGAATGCAGTACTGGACAGTGCCTTGCACAGATTGAAGAGTACACTCTTCCACTGATCCTTGGTTAGTATTGAAATGATCCCACAGTTCCTTCAATTCAATGATGGACACCACTGCTGACAAATTACTATAAGAACCCATAACTAACCTCACATCATGTGGACCAGGTGATAGGCTACACATCCCATAATGTTGTGTACGAGTAGGACAAGACATAAGTGGCAACCACAGAAGGTAGAGCTGACAACAATTAGAACATTGGTTTACATTGAGGGTCACCCTGAGCCTAATTTAATTTGATGGAACTGTCCCCTACCAACGAGACCTCAACATTGACAGGGTGACTGGGGGAAGTGGTACAAACTCCATCAGTAAAGAAAAAAACCTATAAtgaataatacattttaaaaaacattgaCATCTACAAGACAACATTGATGATCTGGAATTTTTATATAAACTGAAACAGTATTGGGTCTGGGAAACTCTGATATTGATCAGTTTTGCAGTCCTTCTAGCTTCATCACATAACTATAGTCTGTCATTAACATGTGTGAACGTAGCTGTTTGTTTATAATCTACTGCGAAAGCCACTTGCCACAGCTGACATCCCTCTAGGAAAAATAAAGttattatattgtattattttattttctattaGTTACAATGCATTCTagaattatattatattattgtgGCTGTACCTAAAAGTGACTTAGTTCACAACAGCTGTCTTATCTAGGCttgtggttcccaaccttttttgcttactgtaccaccaactgaattttgctctgcccGGAGTACACCTGAAGTACACCCTCGTGGGAATTTTACCAGTaagcctatggtctcatgagtcttcttaagtatcccctgtggataggccaaggaTCCccggttgggaaccactgatctaggCAAATTGTCATCCTTAATTGGACCACCTAACTATTGCCATCACCATCATGAGTGCAGCCAGGATAGTCATGGCTAGAACAAATCCAGCTTTGGTAAATTAAGGTCAAAAGGTCATGCGTTTAGCATTTTACCTAACCATAACACCTTTTCTCACCGtaacctaattatcctaacctgctaagTTAATTATTCTAACCTGCTGCATAAGCACTTCTAACCATGACCCCAGGAAAGGAGAGCAACCCCAGCCAAAGCAAACTTGTGTAGGCTTGGACGGTTTCCAGGGAAGCCGTTGCTATCAACAACGTGGACCATAAAACACCAAGGTCAGTTCTTTGCTCCAATCACAGATCAGCAAAGTTTTGAATCAGCCAATCACCTATCAGAATGCTAGTCTACCAGAAGAATGTTGTTTTGGAGGAAGCTTTGCCTGTTGAATGAAATGCTAGCAAGCTAAGTAAAATATATTTAACAATATACATAATCTACCATTTCGAGGAATATTTGGGTTTTCACATGGTGAGTGACTTCTGATGATAATGCTGTAGACACTTCAATTTATTTTTAGCTAATCAATTTCTCCACATCGCAGTCTGTTTTAGCAGAAACTCGGTTTAGCCAAATAGCTAGCTAACGCTACCAGGCCATTACATGTGGTATCTACTATATTTCATAAGCTACGTATCTATCTAGCTTGTTAGTATAAtgtctatctaactaactactTATCTTTTGATTGACAGACAATCTCCTACTAAACAGAATCACATCTGACAGTGAATCAACCCAACCTTGTTTTTTTACACTTGCCCCAATTTCCTTGATTTTTGTGTTTGATGATGTACCCAGTGAAACTGTCCCTTGTCAAGGCCTGCTTTGCACCATTGCCTCTGTTTCTGACAGTGCATAGTGTGGTAATGCTGGGACACAATAGAAAGGTTGAGCTGATGAGGGAGTTATTTTGTGGCCTTTGCATAGTTGACAcacagctttttttttttacagaaaaaaGCACTGAGAACCCGATCAATCTCACCACCCCTACATGTGCACGTGAATGAGACCACGCCTGTGCATGTGAAGAAGAGTAGGAGCCCTGCCAGGACACCACAGGTTGGACAAACCTTTTCAGGGGAACACTTTGAAAAGTTCATTAGATATCTTAGTTTCCTGTCAATACAGTTCTGATTCAGGGCCTGAGGTGCTGAATTGATACGAAAAGCATGGAGAATATGTTTTACACTGTTTCCAAGGGTCTCTGAATGTATACTCCTTTCTTTTATGCTATTTGATACTGTATACCATGCACTACATGTAAAAGCATAGTGTCTTCCTTGAGTTTTATGCTGTCTGTTTTTTAGGGTAAGACTAAGGGCGATGGAGGGAACCTGCGACCTACTGCAAAGGTCAAGACACGAGTGCCGTGGATACCGCCTGGGAAGGCCTCCATACGGGATGCCTCCTACAAATGGGAGGTCTGACATGCTATTCACTCCTTTTATCTTCTCTGTCTATTTATCTTAATTTCCAATAATACAATGTATCCATACGCCTATTAAAGCAGTATCTTTATAAAATAACTAATTTcaagactatcctatcaacgcTTTCAATAATATGTTATAAAATGGATCAAAAGAAGCAATGTTTCCAGAGTCTGTGGTCACTGAATCTATTCATCTCAGGGGCATACTCATCGTCTGGAGATCACACCATTACCTCAGTCTGAGATCTCCCACTCTCTGCTGCGATTTGCCGACTTCTCgtcagaggaggaggatgtgctgCATGGACGAATCAACCAGTACGAGAGGAAGATTGACAGCCTGATGACTGAGGTCAGCACGTTCAAAAGTGTGGTCTGTCCCTCCTGTAAAATTCTCCTTAGGACCGGATGCACAAGTTCCCCTAGTTCCCTACCTCTTGATACAACATTTATTTAATattataagtgtgtgtgtataggtggaGCTGCGAAGGAAGGAGCAGCTGCTGGAGCGGCAGTCTGAGAAACTTAGCGCCTCCCAGCAGGTCAtcgaggagcaggaggaggagctggCCGAGGTGTGCAATGAGCTGGAGGTCACGGAGAGGGAGAACTCCCGCCTGCGCCACTCCATGGAGAAGATGCTGGACGAGAGCGACTGCACCAGCAGGTATGGACCAGACAGACGCACTTGAAACCATAGTTTATTTTAATTGACTTTGTTTTCGTAACGTTACAGCTTTAACTTATTTTCTTATTTTTGCCCTGTATTAaaaatgtactgtattttatggacagtgttagtcagaaagtagagagggaaacagatagtgagtggcagacagagaggaagatgggATTCAATACCCTGTTGCCTGCAGGTATGAGTTGTCCAGAGTTGTTATGACTGTGATGATGAGCCATGATTCTCAGACGCCTTTAACTCATTAATAGTCCTTGTAATAAAACAAGATCTATTTAGTAGTTCTTTATATATAACATCTGATTTATTGTCGGGAGCCAAAAGTTAAGTTATCGAGAGCCACCAGTGACTCGCGAGCCATGCAAAATATCACTGGCCTGTTATGTCATACAATGATATGACTGCCTGtcaccctagacacactccaatttgcttaccgccccaataggtccacagacgatgcaatcgccatcacactgcacactgccctatcccatctggataagaggaatatctatgtaagaatgctgttcattgactacaccaTAGTTctctccaaactcatcattaagcttgagaccctgggttctcgaccccgccctgtgaaactgggtcctggacttcctgacgggctgcccccaggtggtgaaagtaggatcctcaacactgggcccCCAgcagggtgcgttctcagccccctcctgtactccctgttcacccacaactgcgtggccctgcacgcctccaactcaatcatcaagtttgcagacgacacaacagtggtaggcttgattaccaacaacgacgagacagcctacagggaggaggtgagggccttcggggggtggtgtcaggaaaataatctctcactcaatgtcagcttctcttcaacctcaggaggctgaaaaaatgtggcttgtcatcGGAAACCCTCACTAaattttacaggtgcacaattgagagcatcctgtcgggctgtatcaccacctggtacggcaactgcaccgcccacaactgcagggctctccagagggtggtgcggtctgcacaacgcatcaccgggggcaagctccctgccctccaggacctacaacacccaatgtcataggaagaaaaaaatataatcaaggacaataaccacccgagccactacctgttcaccccgcttcgatccagaaggcgaggtcagtactggtgcatcaaagctgggacagagagattgaaaaacagcttccatctcaaggtcatcagattgttaaacagccaccactagcacagagaggcggctgcctacatacagacttgatatcattggccactttaataaatggatcaccagtcactttaataatgccactttaagaatgtttacatatcttgcattattcatctcatatgttttatactgtatccttcactatctattctttactatctattgcatcttagccgctctgtcactgatcatccatatattttatacttatatattctcatcccattcctttactagattgtgtgtattaggttttgttgtggagttgttagatattacctgttagatacctctgcactgtcggatctagaagcataagcatttcactacactcacagttacatctgctaaccatgtatatgtgaccaataaaattagatttgattttaaatgataatgtgttctcagtcaatttacctggtaaaataaaatctcagtgtacaaaacattaataacacttactctttccatgacagactgaccaggtgaatctaggtgaaagctatgatcccttattgatgtcacttgttaaatccacttcaatcagtgtaggtgaaggggaggagacaggttaaagaaagatttttaagccttggggcaagacaaaagatttaagtgactttgaacggggtatggtagtaggtgccaggcgcggCGGTTTCTGTCAACAACTgcagcgctgctgggttttttaagctcaacagtttcccgtgtgtatcaagaatggtacaacacccaaaggacatccagccaacttgacacaattgtgagaagcattggagtcaacataggccagcatcgacaccttgtagagtccaggcgccaactaattgaggctgttctgagggaataagggggtgcaactcaatattaggaaggtgttcttaatgttttgtatacttagtgtataattaagcaatataGCCTGTGGGGGTGTGGTACAACCattagccatataccacaaacccccaagatgcattattgctattataaactggtaaccaacataattagagcagtaaaaataaatgtggtatacagtctgatataccacgtctgtcagccaatcagcattcagggctcaaaccacccagtttataatacaacAATCTTTCCTTTCTGTGTCCCATATTCACAATCTGCAATTCCTCTGCCTCTCATACGACGTCTGCCTACACATCTGTCCAGACTAGAGAGGTCTATGGAGTTGATGCAGCTGGAGAAGGACACTCTGCTCAGGAAGTTGATGGAGGCTGAGATAGATGGGACAGAGGCTGCAATACAGGTGTCAGCCCTCAGAGAGACCGTCACTAAGATGAGTGTCAGCACCAGTGTGAGTGACAACAGAGACAGGGTTATGGGGTTCAGCACAATTTCAATTCAGGGGATGGATTGACATGCCAATTCAGACTATTTGTTATTTTCAGAGGGGATATTAGTTAACTTCCTCAGTTGactgaattgaccccaaccatgCTAAGAAACCaatatatgttttcaaaatgcatatgGTAGGTGCAACCTCAGGATATAATGTAGGTGTTGAAATATGAAATTCTTTAATTTGTTTGGAAAAGAGGATGTCTGGGACTGAGTCTTCCCTCCTGGCTTGTCAGAAGGAGCTACTGCTCCAGAAATTGGAGACGTTTGAGGCCACCAACCGCACGCTGCGCCACCTACTGAGGGAACCGCACGGACATGAGGTACCGGTACATGCTTCAGGCCAGTAGAGGTCAGATTGGCCTGCAGTAGAGTAGAACTTACTTTTAGCTATAACATGCCTTGATTTAGGGCCACAACATGATTAGCAAAGATACTTTACTTACcctgaaccctaaccctacttGAACCCCTAAGTTTCAACAACTTCCAGGATGGTGAAAATGCTGACAAGATGAGTAACCAATGACTTTCAGGAGCAGGATGAGGCAGCAAGCCAATTACAATTCACAATCCCATGTTGTGGCCCGAAATGAGGCCCTCTCTTATAACTGTACTTTTACCTGTTGTGGTGGCTgtttttcttgtttgttttttgAACAGCTGGAATCCACGAGGATGTCAGAACAGAAAGATGTACTTCTGAAGAGGCTGACAGACACAGAGGCAGAAAACTCGGTGTGTTTCTTTGAATAAGCCACTGTCTGTCAGCAAAATATTCCTTGAATTACGAATCACCAAAATGTCCTCTTCAAAATGGTTTGTGCTCTTGGGGCAGTTGATGAATAGAAGAAGGTCCTACTGAAGTTAATGTCTGTGTCATTCGTAACGCATACATTACACTATAAGCATATTATAAACATGGCATGTCATCACACAGAATATTGTAGTGAAActgcaagagaaagagagggaggtgaagcaaCTGACTACGCTTCTGGACACAGAGAAGGTGAAGTACAGAGGCAGTAATGTGTCTCACACACTCGCAGCGTGTTCATCAAATATTTAATTATTTGAATGATTACGATACTGTATTTTCTGTCTGTTGATGTTCCAGGAGAATGCTAAGACCACAGGCGAACTGTCTAAAGTGCTGGAGTCTACTCGGGCACACTTGCAGAGCCAGTTACGCAGCAAAGAGGCTGACAACAACCGCCTTGCTGTGCAAATgaaggtagagtagagtgacatGTTTGTTGTGTGGATTCTGTTTAGTATGCAATTCATCTTG includes:
- the ddt gene encoding D-dopachrome decarboxylase, whose translation is MPFIDLESNLPASKFSEDFLKKLGSKTAAVLGKPEERMMLVVKPGLPMLMGGTCAPCVILSVSAIGVTDTAEKNKEHSANIFPFLIGELGLTEDRIVIRFYALEPHQVGKKGTVMSYL